A window of the Haloquadratum walsbyi C23 genome harbors these coding sequences:
- a CDS encoding putative RNA uridine N3 methyltransferase, with protein MTLSVLIPSSVVREAEDKREATRKLGYIARSATVFRVDHLIVFPDRGGERRLGGEFVETVLRYAATPPHLRKKIWGRRDELEYVGVLPPLRVSSTTGSESTDSGSLTQGIVTEVGPDDRVRVNCELQHPVSLHVPESVSVREGTRVAIRISSREPVRARIVDTPLSGFDVSCLDLVDALEHAAAGITVATSRHGDTVTTGRLPELAARVNRAGATIAFGAPGRGLPVILGDDNAPDSQTQTDEKTVSPTNVDTTGDNTASEVVEPNIDPGFDLWLNTIPQQGSEVVRTEEAMFASLALLTITE; from the coding sequence ATGACGCTGTCAGTACTTATTCCGTCTTCTGTCGTTCGTGAGGCTGAGGATAAACGCGAGGCGACTCGCAAGCTCGGATACATCGCCCGTTCGGCAACAGTATTTCGAGTAGACCACCTCATTGTCTTTCCCGACCGGGGAGGCGAGCGACGACTTGGAGGCGAGTTTGTTGAAACGGTGCTTCGATACGCTGCCACGCCACCGCATCTCCGAAAGAAGATATGGGGGCGACGCGACGAACTTGAGTACGTCGGTGTCCTTCCGCCCCTCCGCGTGTCATCTACGACCGGCTCTGAGTCAACTGATTCAGGGTCGTTAACACAGGGAATCGTGACCGAGGTCGGACCTGATGACCGCGTTCGGGTCAATTGTGAATTGCAACACCCGGTCTCTCTCCATGTGCCAGAATCGGTATCTGTACGAGAGGGGACACGCGTTGCTATCAGGATCTCTTCGCGAGAACCGGTCCGGGCACGGATCGTCGATACTCCACTTTCGGGGTTTGATGTCTCCTGCCTGGACCTTGTGGATGCACTTGAGCACGCTGCTGCAGGTATCACCGTTGCGACGTCCAGACACGGTGACACAGTAACCACAGGGCGATTGCCAGAACTTGCCGCACGCGTCAATCGCGCGGGAGCGACAATCGCTTTTGGTGCGCCTGGTCGTGGGCTTCCAGTCATCCTTGGCGATGATAATGCGCCGGATAGCCAAACACAAACGGATGAGAAAACGGTCTCACCCACAAATGTTGATACTACCGGTGACAATACTGCCAGCGAAGTGGTTGAACCCAATATCGATCCAGGGTTTGACCTCTGGCTCAATACGATTCCGCAACAAGGAAGCGAGGTTGTGCGAACTGAGGAAGCGATGTTCGCATCTCTCGCATTATTGACAATTACGGAGTGA
- a CDS encoding IS4 family transposase, whose protein sequence is MSVQFDSANRPSEDVTDASNINSTDLVADELYSLLDEVDSESIADEFKIGLHSDKHDFTNHVKTAVREGLDPSSSLAELEDKTIVDDSLEHMPKSRFSELTNDRDYCAVVQLLFEVLHTPQLYHQRGVQRKRLEWMTRDVVAVDATNLELTRSVVVSDEFVGDDDKVYKIDTDDGGLELHCAARVDGENKHPLDATVTEGDTHESPQFDLLKEDVEVFADLDSVIWVFDRAYTRYLRFCEIKHSGNDFVTLMHSDARFELIETLEEFEVTVSGNNAAQPTHSDEESTRRVRDERIELAETGEEFRRIVLETPDGEEIEYLTTLASSEYDPIDVINIYTLRTVIEILFREWKQYLNIENFHSKSLNGVLFELFCALIGYMLVVWFRQRHPVKGGVARAIQKVRTFWNETLDSFG, encoded by the coding sequence ATGTCTGTGCAATTTGATTCAGCAAACAGGCCGTCAGAAGACGTAACGGACGCCTCTAATATCAATTCTACTGATCTCGTCGCTGACGAACTGTACTCGCTGCTCGACGAAGTCGACAGCGAGTCGATTGCCGATGAGTTCAAGATTGGGCTCCATTCCGACAAACACGACTTTACAAACCACGTCAAAACGGCTGTTCGTGAGGGTCTTGACCCCTCCAGCTCACTCGCTGAACTTGAGGATAAGACCATTGTCGACGACTCACTCGAACACATGCCTAAATCACGGTTTTCAGAACTCACGAACGACCGCGACTACTGCGCGGTCGTTCAGCTCCTCTTCGAAGTACTGCACACACCACAGTTGTATCATCAACGTGGAGTTCAACGAAAACGACTGGAGTGGATGACACGAGATGTCGTCGCTGTTGATGCCACAAACCTCGAACTTACGCGCTCTGTTGTCGTCTCAGACGAGTTCGTTGGAGACGACGACAAGGTCTACAAGATCGACACAGACGATGGTGGTCTCGAACTTCACTGCGCAGCACGTGTGGATGGAGAAAATAAACATCCACTCGACGCTACTGTTACAGAGGGCGACACCCACGAAAGCCCGCAGTTCGATCTCCTCAAGGAAGATGTCGAGGTCTTTGCAGACCTCGACTCGGTAATCTGGGTCTTTGACCGCGCATACACGCGATATCTACGGTTCTGTGAGATCAAGCATAGTGGCAATGATTTTGTCACACTGATGCACTCAGACGCTCGATTTGAACTCATTGAGACACTCGAAGAGTTCGAGGTCACCGTCTCAGGGAACAACGCCGCTCAGCCGACTCACTCAGATGAGGAATCAACGCGACGGGTTCGTGATGAACGAATTGAGTTAGCCGAGACTGGCGAAGAGTTCCGCAGGATTGTGCTGGAAACACCCGATGGAGAAGAGATTGAGTACCTGACGACGCTGGCGTCGTCAGAGTACGATCCAATCGACGTGATCAACATCTACACACTACGGACAGTAATTGAGATCCTCTTCCGAGAGTGGAAACAGTACCTCAACATCGAGAACTTTCACTCGAAATCGCTGAACGGCGTGTTATTCGAGCTGTTCTGTGCATTGATTGGATATATGCTGGTCGTATGGTTTCGCCAACGCCACCCAGTCAAGGGTGGCGTGGCGCGTGCTATCCAGAAAGTTCGAACCTTCTGGAATGAGACGCTAGATTCATTCGGCTAA
- a CDS encoding diadenylate cyclase encodes MSSDDPLQATHATVDEIRHRVMAVAESLSLSFDRWDEQYVSGPSLYFIVLADVNFGAYADPLGANVWPVETCRVATNSIESFVTAARNVAFKRDGAIVITADGTIQEQMVRIRSPSAAEVERRDEIAYADWMGTKHLSAVEVSTRTGVLFAVTVSEENGRVSIFKNGQFNDYQRNEIGSPWRPTS; translated from the coding sequence ATGTCAAGCGATGATCCACTACAGGCGACGCACGCGACTGTTGATGAGATTCGGCATCGAGTGATGGCTGTTGCTGAGAGTTTAAGCCTCTCTTTTGACCGATGGGATGAACAATATGTTAGCGGTCCAAGTCTTTATTTCATCGTCCTTGCTGATGTTAATTTTGGGGCGTACGCTGACCCACTTGGAGCGAATGTCTGGCCGGTTGAGACGTGTCGAGTGGCAACGAACTCGATTGAGTCATTCGTCACAGCCGCTCGTAATGTTGCTTTTAAGCGCGACGGTGCGATTGTCATCACCGCTGATGGGACAATTCAAGAGCAGATGGTTCGCATCCGAAGCCCAAGTGCTGCAGAAGTCGAGCGTCGTGATGAGATTGCATATGCAGATTGGATGGGGACAAAACATCTTAGCGCTGTTGAGGTATCAACCCGTACTGGTGTCTTATTTGCGGTGACTGTGAGCGAGGAAAATGGCCGTGTGAGCATCTTCAAGAATGGGCAATTCAACGATTATCAGCGCAACGAAATCGGAAGTCCATGGCGACCCACATCTTGA
- a CDS encoding diadenylate cyclase has translation MKASFATTDELIDLLTYVVEDVSRRFDNWDSQYVRGPSLYFVVAAGARFGGYADPLGVNRWPIDTAHVVSRDLDPVIAAAEEIAFDCDGAVIVTTDGTFQERMVRIRPADGLDIGDIEYPDWMSAKHLSALEVSSLDAILAAVTLSEENGRVSVFKDGEFKDYKREELGGRWRVK, from the coding sequence GTGAAAGCATCATTTGCGACGACAGATGAACTGATTGATCTACTTACATACGTTGTTGAAGATGTTAGCCGACGATTTGATAACTGGGACAGTCAGTACGTCCGCGGACCAAGTTTATACTTCGTCGTTGCAGCCGGTGCTCGTTTTGGCGGGTATGCTGATCCGCTTGGAGTAAATCGATGGCCAATCGACACAGCTCATGTTGTGAGTCGCGATCTTGATCCTGTTATTGCAGCCGCTGAGGAGATCGCATTTGATTGCGATGGAGCAGTCATTGTCACCACCGATGGAACATTTCAGGAGCGAATGGTCAGAATCCGTCCTGCAGATGGACTTGACATCGGGGACATTGAGTATCCCGATTGGATGAGCGCCAAACATCTCAGCGCACTCGAGGTATCTTCACTTGATGCGATTCTTGCTGCTGTCACTCTTAGCGAGGAGAATGGCCGGGTGAGTGTGTTTAAAGACGGTGAATTCAAAGACTACAAACGAGAAGAACTTGGCGGGCGATGGCGAGTGAAATAA
- a CDS encoding lactate 2-monooxygenase codes for MSKQDSADVHGEQFGVKHIRRVYREGMFEDKTPDFPVSFSDLREEAFEEMSWKAKAYVHGGAGTEETFERNKDFSRWRIIPRMLRGVADRDLSTTVLGNEHSYPLMITPLGVQSLLHDDGEIATARACAEMDVPFVLSSLSSATMEDVAEALGDTPKWFQYYWASDRDVATSFLDRAETAGYDAIVVTVDAPTLGWRDRLLEKGYYPFLEGEGIGNYFSDPAFRDSLARPPEEDPEAAVDRFLSIFGDASLTWDDLAFVREQTDLPIIIKGVLHPDDARRAVEAGADAVQVSTHGGRQVDGSIAAIEALPEIAEAVGDETTVLFDSGIRRGAQAFKALALGADTVLLGRPFAYGLAHSGQEGVEQVLENTLSQIDLTMGLAGIDDVDDIDRSAVRDEASL; via the coding sequence GTGAGTAAACAGGATTCTGCGGACGTCCATGGTGAGCAGTTTGGAGTCAAGCATATTCGTCGCGTTTATCGTGAGGGAATGTTTGAGGATAAGACACCAGATTTCCCCGTTTCTTTCAGCGACCTTCGTGAAGAAGCATTTGAAGAGATGTCATGGAAGGCAAAGGCATACGTTCACGGTGGGGCTGGAACAGAGGAGACATTTGAACGGAATAAAGACTTCTCGCGGTGGCGGATTATTCCGCGAATGCTTCGAGGTGTTGCTGACCGCGACCTCTCGACGACCGTGCTCGGTAATGAGCATTCATATCCACTGATGATTACTCCACTTGGCGTCCAAAGTCTGCTACATGATGATGGTGAAATCGCAACAGCGCGTGCCTGTGCAGAGATGGACGTCCCGTTTGTGCTTTCATCACTCTCCTCTGCGACAATGGAGGATGTCGCTGAGGCACTTGGTGACACACCAAAGTGGTTCCAGTATTATTGGGCATCCGACCGTGATGTTGCAACGTCATTCCTCGACCGAGCAGAAACAGCAGGATATGATGCAATCGTTGTTACAGTCGACGCACCAACGCTTGGCTGGCGAGATCGTCTTCTTGAGAAAGGATACTATCCATTTTTAGAGGGAGAAGGGATTGGAAATTACTTCTCGGATCCAGCATTTCGTGATTCACTGGCTCGTCCTCCAGAGGAAGATCCTGAGGCAGCTGTTGACCGTTTCCTCTCAATCTTTGGAGATGCATCACTTACTTGGGATGACCTCGCATTTGTTCGTGAACAGACTGACCTCCCAATCATCATCAAAGGTGTCCTCCACCCTGATGATGCTCGCCGTGCTGTTGAGGCAGGCGCTGATGCTGTGCAGGTATCGACTCATGGTGGTCGACAAGTTGATGGATCAATCGCCGCAATAGAGGCACTTCCTGAGATTGCTGAGGCTGTCGGTGACGAAACAACGGTTCTGTTTGACTCTGGAATCAGACGAGGTGCTCAGGCATTCAAGGCTCTCGCTCTTGGAGCTGATACGGTTCTACTCGGACGCCCATTTGCATATGGACTTGCACATTCCGGACAGGAAGGCGTTGAGCAAGTGCTTGAAAACACACTTTCACAAATCGATCTTACAATGGGACTGGCAGGAATTGATGATGTTGATGATATTGATCGGTCAGCCGTACGAGACGAAGCGTCGCTATAG
- a CDS encoding IS701-like element ISHwa4 family transposase codes for MLPITDFLSCTDVLDEFDSLSYHQTTHAKTYVTGLAAGRSKTVTGIAREVLPAGSDRALNKFITEYDWDEDQLNHERLEELQKHGETRWSQNGYIVIDDSVIQRTGKSLPGAGEFYDHSEGEPVWGQNLVYAFYTDDKTSYPLAFRQYEKVDDEDEEDEQETKYDLAREIITELEEEVGVPAGTYLFDAWFAHDSGLIEHVESHGKDWIGPLRGNRQVTYANKERRVDALEECIDKEEREVDGETYKIWTKTVPVSKLGEVRLVITEKVTDEDKENPVKYLATSKIDAPSAHIIRSYSYRWRVETFFEDSKEDLGLGDCEVRDSDGASRHWHLQMLAYSLLRLGPESSASERLVSKASSLRSQLEHGLKETIYNMFSWVRDQPDRDLDGLMEDIDHLFLHSEGSL; via the coding sequence ATGCTGCCGATTACGGATTTCCTCTCGTGCACCGACGTGCTGGATGAATTCGACTCGCTATCATATCATCAAACGACTCACGCCAAAACGTACGTGACAGGTCTTGCTGCGGGCCGCAGCAAGACTGTAACCGGAATTGCACGAGAGGTCCTTCCTGCCGGAAGTGACCGAGCACTCAACAAGTTCATCACCGAATACGATTGGGATGAGGATCAGCTCAATCACGAGCGGTTAGAGGAACTGCAAAAACACGGAGAGACACGCTGGTCACAAAACGGCTATATCGTTATTGACGATTCAGTCATCCAGCGAACCGGGAAGTCCCTTCCCGGTGCTGGAGAGTTCTACGATCACTCTGAGGGTGAGCCTGTTTGGGGACAGAACCTCGTCTACGCGTTCTATACCGATGATAAAACGTCCTATCCACTTGCTTTTCGCCAGTACGAGAAGGTCGACGACGAGGACGAGGAAGACGAACAGGAGACAAAATACGACCTCGCACGAGAGATAATCACGGAATTAGAAGAAGAGGTAGGTGTGCCTGCGGGCACCTACCTCTTCGATGCATGGTTTGCTCATGACTCCGGTCTGATCGAACACGTCGAATCACACGGCAAGGACTGGATTGGACCACTACGGGGCAACCGACAGGTGACCTACGCGAACAAAGAGAGACGCGTCGATGCGCTCGAAGAGTGCATCGACAAGGAAGAGCGAGAAGTTGACGGTGAAACGTACAAAATTTGGACTAAGACAGTCCCTGTCTCGAAATTAGGTGAAGTTCGGCTGGTAATCACAGAGAAGGTTACCGATGAGGACAAAGAGAATCCAGTAAAGTATCTTGCGACGAGCAAGATTGACGCGCCTTCGGCACACATTATTCGGAGCTATTCGTACAGATGGCGAGTAGAGACATTCTTCGAGGACTCGAAAGAGGATCTTGGCTTAGGAGACTGCGAGGTTCGTGATTCTGACGGTGCCAGTCGTCACTGGCACCTTCAGATGCTGGCCTACAGCCTTCTTCGGCTTGGTCCGGAATCGAGCGCCTCGGAGCGACTTGTCTCGAAAGCCTCGTCGCTCCGATCACAACTCGAACACGGTCTCAAGGAGACGATCTACAACATGTTTTCCTGGGTGCGCGATCAACCAGACCGCGATCTCGATGGACTGATGGAAGACATTGACCACCTCTTTCTCCATTCTGAGGGTAGTTTATAA
- a CDS encoding CapA family protein, whose amino-acid sequence MNNWSRREFVRIATVGAGAGIAGCNALSPSGSIKTDSETGRTSQKPARSSEPISGRVLDIEGGEITDAKLKAIVPGRGSVAETTTDEQGQFEVVEVDESIWLRATKTDFIGRTVAVAPGTSPRIRLSPREGTVALSFGGDVMFGRRFYEDDHPLEPHFQIRPDDRMESHQTILQYISPLLQDADLTSVNLETPLTTTAWRHPSKRYHFVSHPDAAPAMADAGVDYVALGNNHTLDALTPGLDETLQALSAAGIEQSGAGKSSTEAWEPTYFERRGLTIGLVSCTTVTGDQYNIDWSADDNQSETYSVSGDNVTGIPDTEQLTFSGSVGVAAATRDRISRTVSEVDANADVTVVQIHGGSEYQQEPTDKIRRLTETAKTAGADVVVNHHPHVTGGVELQDETLVAWTLGNLVFDQEFWSTFPSYLLTVHVTADGIPRAYVDPLLIEGYVPKGVVDKPRTWQLRETAALSSDEFSLDHDRLEYIAKDETPARTATRTLDGNGTIYTRNSGWVNRVIDGAESVELGRDLLPTGTFDDPDIDDDRHEGPLWRFSRGADSNGPEFGYDGSGGIQLSRTADNTERSVLTTTERVPMVGPTTLLGQYRHETDTRLELLVRWYESTSGSALDSMLIDLDRTTGWESLERSLSTPEEATHVRFYFRLYPPDDGEKRVANFDNIHLVEWTESATSSDKDCDFLRVHESSTIEFTSSSQSDEAISWEALD is encoded by the coding sequence ATGAATAACTGGTCCCGCCGTGAATTCGTTCGGATTGCAACGGTCGGAGCAGGAGCGGGAATTGCCGGGTGTAACGCTCTTTCGCCGTCCGGGTCGATCAAAACCGATTCGGAGACGGGACGGACCAGTCAAAAGCCCGCACGTAGCTCCGAGCCCATATCGGGGCGAGTTCTCGATATAGAGGGTGGGGAGATCACCGATGCGAAGCTGAAAGCGATCGTCCCTGGGAGAGGATCCGTAGCCGAGACAACCACTGATGAGCAAGGTCAATTTGAAGTAGTGGAGGTCGACGAATCTATATGGCTTCGCGCAACGAAAACGGATTTTATCGGACGGACTGTCGCTGTGGCTCCGGGAACAAGTCCTCGTATCAGACTCTCACCTCGTGAGGGAACAGTCGCGCTCAGTTTCGGCGGCGACGTAATGTTTGGTCGTCGGTTCTACGAGGACGACCACCCTCTCGAACCGCACTTCCAGATTCGACCTGATGACCGGATGGAATCACACCAGACGATACTACAGTACATCTCCCCCCTGTTACAGGACGCCGATCTCACGTCAGTGAATCTCGAAACACCGCTGACGACGACGGCATGGAGACACCCCTCCAAACGGTACCACTTCGTATCGCACCCGGACGCCGCACCCGCGATGGCCGATGCCGGGGTCGACTACGTCGCACTGGGGAACAACCACACGCTGGACGCATTGACACCGGGATTGGATGAGACCTTACAGGCACTTTCTGCGGCCGGGATCGAACAGTCTGGTGCTGGCAAGTCCAGCACAGAAGCGTGGGAACCGACGTACTTCGAACGGCGGGGACTTACCATCGGCTTGGTCTCCTGTACTACCGTTACGGGCGACCAGTACAATATCGACTGGTCAGCCGACGACAACCAGTCCGAGACATACTCAGTATCGGGAGACAACGTGACCGGGATACCCGACACTGAGCAACTGACGTTCTCCGGGAGTGTCGGGGTCGCAGCGGCGACTCGCGACCGAATATCTCGGACGGTATCGGAGGTCGATGCGAACGCGGACGTAACCGTCGTCCAGATTCACGGCGGCTCCGAGTATCAACAGGAACCGACCGACAAAATCAGACGCCTGACCGAAACGGCAAAGACAGCGGGTGCAGACGTTGTCGTCAATCACCATCCACACGTAACCGGTGGAGTGGAACTGCAGGATGAGACACTGGTCGCGTGGACGCTTGGAAACCTCGTGTTCGACCAAGAGTTCTGGTCGACGTTTCCGTCGTATCTCTTGACGGTCCACGTCACTGCTGATGGAATTCCCAGAGCGTACGTTGACCCGCTATTAATTGAAGGATACGTTCCGAAAGGGGTGGTCGACAAACCGAGGACGTGGCAACTCCGAGAAACTGCCGCGTTGTCGTCGGATGAGTTCTCACTTGACCACGACAGGCTGGAATACATCGCAAAAGACGAGACACCGGCCCGGACAGCAACCCGAACGCTGGACGGAAATGGGACGATTTACACGCGGAACTCGGGATGGGTCAACCGAGTCATAGACGGGGCGGAGTCTGTCGAACTGGGCCGTGACCTGCTTCCGACTGGAACGTTCGACGACCCTGATATCGACGACGATCGGCACGAAGGTCCGTTGTGGCGGTTCAGTCGTGGAGCGGACTCCAACGGTCCGGAGTTCGGATACGACGGGAGTGGCGGGATTCAACTCTCTCGAACCGCGGATAACACCGAACGGTCGGTTTTGACGACGACCGAGCGTGTACCAATGGTCGGACCGACGACCCTTCTCGGCCAGTACCGCCACGAGACGGACACCCGACTGGAACTGCTCGTGCGATGGTACGAGTCGACCAGTGGTTCGGCACTCGATTCAATGTTGATCGACCTCGACCGAACGACTGGCTGGGAAAGTCTCGAACGGTCGCTGTCGACACCCGAGGAAGCTACCCACGTCCGCTTTTATTTCCGGCTCTATCCTCCCGATGACGGAGAGAAACGCGTCGCCAATTTTGACAACATTCACTTGGTCGAATGGACCGAGTCAGCAACCAGCAGCGACAAAGACTGCGATTTCCTCCGTGTGCATGAGTCCTCGACCATCGAGTTTACATCGAGTAGCCAATCTGACGAGGCTATCTCGTGGGAAGCTCTCGATTAA
- a CDS encoding translation initiation factor IF-2 subunit beta: MDYTESLNRALDELPERRDEESRLSIPDPVGETDGAFTRLTNIGEIADALGRPAEHVHRNVQGELGTNGQLEDERARYNGSFSVADFEAAIDEYVIEYVTCTECGLPDTRLTTENGVDMLRCEACGAFRPVQKQTTTQQQSQSGPAVEEGATYEVEITGTGRKGDGVAEKGKFTIFVSGAEEGQTVRVQIERTSGTLAFAQVI; this comes from the coding sequence ATGGACTATACTGAATCTCTTAATCGAGCACTTGATGAATTACCAGAGCGTCGTGATGAAGAGTCACGTCTTTCAATCCCAGATCCAGTGGGGGAAACTGATGGTGCATTCACCCGATTGACAAACATTGGAGAGATTGCCGATGCACTTGGTCGTCCGGCTGAACATGTTCATCGGAATGTTCAGGGCGAATTGGGGACAAACGGGCAACTTGAGGATGAGCGTGCACGGTACAACGGCTCATTTTCGGTTGCAGATTTTGAAGCGGCGATTGATGAATACGTTATTGAATATGTCACATGTACCGAGTGTGGACTCCCTGACACCCGACTTACCACAGAAAATGGCGTTGATATGCTCCGATGTGAGGCTTGTGGAGCATTTCGTCCGGTTCAAAAGCAAACAACAACACAGCAACAATCACAATCCGGTCCAGCTGTTGAAGAGGGAGCAACGTATGAAGTTGAGATTACCGGAACCGGACGCAAAGGTGATGGCGTTGCAGAAAAAGGAAAATTCACGATTTTTGTTTCCGGTGCCGAAGAAGGGCAGACCGTTCGTGTGCAAATTGAACGAACAAGTGGGACGCTTGCATTCGCTCAGGTTATTTAG
- a CDS encoding deoxyhypusine synthase: protein MSNPNNDPDENESNIDKTEETTHTRDEFQSNPIQHARVNAGMTVGELASEYEHAGIGAASMDTAVDIYTKMLARDDIDIFFGLAGAMVPAGMRQIIVDLIRDGHIDALVTTGANLTHDAIEAIGGKHHHGQAHSSNASSHDGTDDASEQTHTQTDGTRAHDERLREEGVDRIYNVYLPQEHFALLETHLRENVFPAVERQISIQELTAELGRANAEKNTQDDIDEDPGIAAAAYNHDVPIYCPAIQDSVLGIQAWVYSQTSSFSLDALDDMTHLSDRAFDAERAGAVVVGGGVPKNYVLQTMLTIPGAYDYGVQLTMDPDATGGLSGATLDEARSWGKLEPSAANATVLGDATITLPLLVAAARERSAESPVDA, encoded by the coding sequence ATGAGCAACCCAAATAATGATCCGGACGAAAACGAATCCAACATTGACAAAACAGAGGAGACAACGCACACTCGTGATGAATTTCAATCAAATCCAATTCAACATGCCCGGGTAAATGCGGGAATGACGGTTGGCGAACTCGCAAGCGAATATGAACACGCAGGGATTGGCGCCGCTTCGATGGATACCGCGGTTGATATTTATACGAAAATGCTTGCTCGCGATGATATTGATATTTTCTTTGGGCTCGCAGGGGCGATGGTTCCGGCTGGGATGAGACAGATTATCGTTGATCTCATCCGCGATGGACATATTGATGCACTTGTCACAACAGGAGCGAATCTTACACATGATGCAATCGAAGCTATTGGTGGGAAACACCACCATGGGCAAGCCCACTCATCAAATGCTAGCTCGCATGATGGGACTGATGATGCTTCTGAGCAGACACACACTCAAACCGATGGAACACGTGCGCATGATGAGCGACTACGTGAGGAGGGTGTTGACCGGATTTATAATGTATATCTCCCACAAGAACACTTTGCGCTCTTAGAGACGCATCTCCGTGAAAATGTCTTCCCTGCTGTAGAACGTCAGATCTCAATTCAGGAACTTACCGCTGAACTTGGCCGAGCAAACGCTGAAAAAAACACTCAAGATGATATCGATGAAGATCCGGGTATTGCCGCAGCAGCATACAACCACGATGTTCCGATATATTGTCCTGCAATTCAGGATTCAGTTCTGGGAATTCAGGCCTGGGTATACTCACAGACTTCTTCATTCAGTCTTGACGCACTAGACGATATGACGCATCTCTCTGACCGTGCGTTTGACGCTGAGCGTGCTGGTGCTGTGGTCGTCGGTGGGGGTGTGCCAAAGAATTATGTACTTCAGACAATGCTCACAATTCCTGGCGCGTATGACTATGGTGTGCAGTTAACGATGGACCCAGATGCCACCGGTGGACTTTCAGGGGCAACACTTGATGAAGCACGCTCGTGGGGGAAATTAGAGCCATCAGCAGCGAACGCGACTGTGCTGGGGGATGCAACAATTACACTCCCATTACTTGTTGCTGCCGCTCGTGAACGGAGTGCTGAATCTCCTGTTGATGCATGA